A genomic segment from Myxococcales bacterium encodes:
- a CDS encoding class I fructose-bisphosphate aldolase has protein sequence MPATDRVKEILSWYGSDNPGVKANLYRMMSTGRLAGTGKFVILPVDQGFEHGPARSFAPNPEGYDPDYHFKLAIDAGCNAYAAPLGFLEAGADKFAGQIPMILKLNNSDSLAKMDQPCSALTASVKDAVRLGCTAIGYTIYPGSGFRNTMVQDLRDLILEGKSYGLPTVLWAYPRGSTISKEGEQAIDVVAYAAQISAQLGAHVIKIKPPKDHLEQAEAKKVFEKFSIPTKTLTDRVRHCVQSAFNGKRIVIFSGGEAKGDAEVMAEVKELAAGGAFGSIMGRNAFQRPRADAIKLLHGVMDVFKSA, from the coding sequence ATGCCGGCCACCGATCGCGTGAAGGAAATCCTCTCCTGGTACGGATCCGACAACCCCGGGGTGAAGGCGAACCTCTACCGGATGATGTCGACGGGACGCCTCGCAGGCACCGGCAAGTTTGTCATTCTCCCGGTCGACCAAGGCTTCGAGCACGGCCCCGCGCGCTCCTTCGCGCCGAACCCCGAAGGCTACGATCCCGACTACCACTTCAAGCTCGCCATCGACGCCGGCTGCAACGCCTACGCCGCTCCCCTCGGCTTCCTCGAAGCCGGTGCCGACAAGTTCGCCGGGCAGATCCCGATGATCTTGAAGCTCAACAACTCCGACTCGCTGGCCAAGATGGACCAGCCGTGCAGCGCCCTGACTGCCTCGGTGAAAGACGCCGTGCGCCTCGGCTGCACCGCCATCGGCTACACGATCTACCCCGGCTCGGGCTTCCGCAACACCATGGTCCAGGACCTTCGGGACCTCATCCTCGAAGGCAAGTCCTACGGTCTGCCGACGGTCCTCTGGGCCTACCCGCGCGGCTCGACGATCAGCAAGGAGGGCGAGCAGGCCATCGACGTGGTCGCCTACGCGGCGCAGATCTCCGCGCAGCTCGGCGCGCACGTCATCAAGATCAAGCCGCCCAAGGATCACCTCGAGCAGGCGGAAGCGAAGAAGGTCTTCGAGAAGTTCTCGATCCCCACCAAGACGCTCACCGACCGCGTTCGTCATTGCGTGCAGAGCGCATTCAACGGAAAGCGCATCGTGATCTTCTCCGGCGGCGAAGCGAAGGGCGACGCCGAGGTCATGGCCGAAGTGAAGGAGCTCGCCGCCGGCGGCGCCTTCGGTTCGATCATGGGCCGCAACGCCTTCCAGCGTCCGCGCGCCGACGCCATCAAGCTGCTCCACGGCGTGATGGACGTCTTCAAGTCGGCCTGA
- a CDS encoding lipase family protein, producing MRSVCFLLALGPAAALSLACGVQDAPTDESAAQAVEASTRFALAPGSERIKQHTGWPGDLAEIQKKSLDLKNAYWMARLSQLAYRGEAELKSELEAIGLATDAEHFRFFENTCTDTQAFYVSTAALSAPLATVDNPYRNASPDVAVLAFRGTERGNATDIKTDLLAWNRPNVLPAGNVHAGFHGALMSVWEKPSDARCSKSEPIGPFLRQHHVFDSRNARPTRKGAELYVTGHSLGGALATLALTKTAVEQCENEGGKSREEPCFRLFTPVSALITFGAPRTGDRSHGTLLADWMQDRTPIYRFVHGRDGVTNIPSAGWYHPGFDGDDEKTFKVHVGDNPLRMAVADHGAGGDGSLVGDHMLPGYLGVLQKLVTGK from the coding sequence GTGCGCTCCGTTTGCTTCCTCCTGGCGTTGGGGCCCGCCGCCGCGCTGAGCCTCGCTTGTGGAGTTCAAGACGCGCCGACCGACGAATCCGCGGCCCAGGCCGTCGAGGCGTCCACGCGCTTCGCGCTCGCGCCTGGGAGCGAACGCATCAAACAGCACACCGGTTGGCCCGGCGATCTCGCCGAGATTCAGAAGAAGTCGCTCGATCTCAAGAACGCCTATTGGATGGCTCGGCTGTCGCAGCTCGCGTACCGAGGCGAGGCCGAGCTCAAGAGCGAGCTCGAAGCCATCGGCCTCGCGACCGACGCCGAGCACTTCCGATTCTTTGAGAACACGTGCACCGATACGCAGGCGTTCTACGTCTCGACGGCGGCGCTCTCGGCGCCCCTCGCGACCGTGGACAACCCGTACCGCAACGCCTCGCCCGACGTCGCGGTGCTCGCCTTCCGCGGCACCGAGCGCGGCAACGCCACTGACATCAAGACGGATCTCCTCGCGTGGAACCGCCCGAACGTCTTGCCGGCGGGCAACGTGCACGCAGGGTTTCACGGCGCGCTCATGTCCGTCTGGGAGAAGCCCAGCGACGCGCGGTGCTCGAAGAGCGAGCCCATCGGGCCCTTCTTGCGACAACACCACGTGTTCGATTCGCGAAACGCCAGGCCCACGCGCAAGGGCGCTGAGCTCTACGTGACGGGCCACAGCCTCGGCGGCGCCTTGGCCACGCTCGCGCTCACGAAGACGGCCGTCGAGCAATGCGAGAACGAAGGCGGTAAATCACGCGAGGAGCCTTGCTTCCGGCTCTTCACGCCGGTGAGCGCGCTCATCACCTTCGGAGCGCCGCGCACCGGCGACCGCTCCCACGGGACCCTCCTCGCCGACTGGATGCAGGACCGCACCCCGATCTATCGCTTCGTCCACGGTCGCGACGGCGTGACCAACATTCCGAGCGCCGGCTGGTACCACCCGGGCTTCGACGGCGACGACGAAAAAACGTTCAAAGTGCACGTAGGCGACAACCCGCTTCGCATGGCCGTCGCCGACCACGGCGCGGGGGGCGACGGCTCGCTCGTGGGCGACCACATGCTGCCGGGATACCTAGGGGTGCTTCAGAAGCTGGTCACGGGAAAGTAG
- a CDS encoding serine/threonine protein kinase — MQGLAVPQLKAGDKAGRYELLLQIAQGGMGAVWVARLKLDNGFEKLFAVKTLLTHLADQDVFRHMFLDEARIAAGIEHPNVCQILDMGEEEDLLYLVMEWVEGESVNSLARAATQDGKKLPYGVALRMLSDACAGLHTVHEHRDREGRTLDIVHRDVSPHNMLVSSRGVTKVIDFGVAKARDRLTGATQTGAVKGKLRYMAPEQACGRGVDRRADVWGVGAVLYTLVAGRYPYAGETDVDVLRVMLEGKAPSPLPPSVPEPISRLLQRALAVDPADRPQTAAQLGEELDAAAREMGVTTSQHGVAEYMEANAGARLQRLRTAIHASIEDRESVYTTLKRRSSPDLEEITFSGPTDLEVDKGTQTGTLMGTTSHEMPLSRVWPLKKTLAAMGGIALLASIVLLVTRATMERTTIPSATAAAPSQSSPSAAARASGSAHDGIDLDLPPASALPGAAAATPLTPVSTAVATEALPPPPVLPPPVAPPPALPATPDAPLGAASATAAARPPPKLPIASAATPPRVSPPPAAKKRPGLESAIDTRK; from the coding sequence ATGCAAGGGTTGGCGGTTCCCCAGCTCAAGGCCGGCGACAAGGCCGGCCGCTATGAGCTCCTCTTGCAAATCGCGCAGGGCGGCATGGGCGCCGTGTGGGTCGCGCGCCTCAAGCTCGACAACGGCTTCGAAAAACTCTTTGCGGTGAAGACGTTGCTCACGCACCTCGCCGACCAAGACGTGTTCCGGCACATGTTCCTCGACGAGGCGCGCATCGCCGCCGGCATCGAACACCCCAACGTCTGTCAGATCCTCGACATGGGCGAGGAAGAAGATCTTCTCTACCTCGTCATGGAGTGGGTGGAGGGTGAGTCGGTCAACTCGCTCGCGCGCGCCGCCACGCAAGACGGTAAGAAGCTCCCCTACGGCGTGGCGCTCCGCATGCTGTCCGACGCTTGCGCGGGTCTGCACACCGTCCACGAGCATCGCGATCGCGAAGGGCGAACGCTCGACATCGTGCACCGCGACGTCTCGCCTCACAACATGCTCGTGTCGAGCCGCGGCGTCACGAAGGTCATCGACTTCGGCGTCGCCAAGGCGCGCGATCGGCTCACGGGCGCGACGCAGACGGGAGCCGTCAAAGGCAAGCTGCGCTACATGGCCCCCGAGCAGGCGTGTGGCCGCGGCGTCGATCGGCGCGCCGATGTGTGGGGCGTTGGCGCGGTGCTCTACACGCTCGTCGCGGGACGGTATCCCTACGCCGGTGAGACCGACGTCGACGTGCTCCGCGTGATGCTCGAAGGCAAAGCGCCCTCGCCGCTCCCTCCGTCGGTCCCCGAGCCCATCAGTCGATTGCTTCAGCGCGCGCTCGCGGTTGATCCGGCGGACCGTCCGCAGACGGCGGCGCAGCTCGGGGAGGAGCTCGACGCGGCGGCGCGTGAGATGGGCGTCACCACGAGTCAGCACGGCGTGGCCGAATACATGGAAGCCAACGCCGGCGCGCGGCTCCAGCGCTTGCGGACCGCGATCCACGCGTCGATCGAAGATCGTGAGTCGGTCTACACGACCCTCAAGCGTCGCTCGTCGCCGGACTTGGAGGAGATCACCTTTTCGGGGCCCACGGACCTCGAGGTCGACAAGGGCACGCAGACCGGCACGCTCATGGGAACGACCTCCCACGAGATGCCGCTCTCTCGGGTTTGGCCCCTCAAGAAGACCCTCGCTGCGATGGGAGGCATCGCGCTCCTCGCGTCGATCGTGCTACTCGTGACGAGAGCCACGATGGAACGAACGACCATCCCTAGCGCGACCGCCGCCGCGCCCTCGCAGTCGAGCCCGTCGGCCGCGGCGCGGGCGTCGGGCAGCGCGCACGACGGCATCGACCTCGACTTGCCGCCGGCGAGCGCTCTGCCCGGCGCTGCCGCGGCCACGCCGTTGACGCCTGTCTCCACAGCCGTCGCCACGGAAGCGCTCCCGCCTCCGCCGGTGCTCCCGCCGCCAGTCGCGCCACCGCCGGCCTTGCCCGCCACGCCGGACGCTCCGCTCGGCGCCGCGAGCGCCACAGCCGCCGCGCGGCCGCCGCCGAAGCTCCCGATCGCAAGCGCCGCAACGCCGCCGCGCGTGTCTCCTCCGCCGGCGGCGAAGAAGCGACCCGGGCTCGAGTCGGCCATCGACACGCGGAAATGA
- a CDS encoding radical SAM protein, protein MTESLDGGPHQAEAALRLAERLASGAAKAAWPLVQRFNKAFERPAPSPSWAPGPLLKRRERTFPTFGWPRETDSLCPSCVKEVRAEILSGRRAVSDLIDEKPGEVRASIVLEDGVVKMKKSCPKHGAVEDVISIDPKFLERIEKLYPGRDYLAPLSTLRNHGSSTVKYGRGSVLTVDLTNRCNMMCDPCFMDANQVGYVHELTWADVQKLLDDSMTIKPRRQMSVQFSGGEPTLSPHFLPAIRYAREVGYFCVQCATNGVRFAQDPEFAKQAKEAGLRIAYLQFDGVTNEANSHRKVKNLFDVKLRAIENLHAAGIDVVLVVTVVNGINNDQVGPVVDFAIANADKITVVSFQPVSFTGRDEDISDELRREQRYTLSHLAHDLSNQLGVTSPHRDWFPLSALGPFSDLTDLMMGEKAEWGSMKCGCHPNCGVGTVLFVNKRTKQMVPLMDFLNVEQLLWDIGDITDAAQGKAVTLAELVLALFKNFDSEKAPPGFSFYDLVKQFMSQTGNRGGKVGEFESDAAEFEWRVLFVAGMWFQDLWNYDFRRTEMCIIPYGTQAGEISFCAYNTGVGWRQIVEKMHKTATVAEWNKEHGRHPVYAKNQDLALPEGQGTIVLPESALRMEAESKKKRPLLIAAE, encoded by the coding sequence ATGACTGAATCACTCGACGGGGGGCCCCATCAGGCCGAGGCCGCCCTCCGCTTGGCCGAGCGCCTCGCTTCCGGTGCCGCGAAAGCCGCCTGGCCTCTCGTGCAGCGCTTCAACAAGGCCTTCGAGCGGCCCGCGCCCTCGCCTTCTTGGGCTCCCGGTCCGCTGCTCAAGCGCCGCGAGCGCACGTTCCCTACGTTCGGGTGGCCGCGCGAGACCGACTCCCTGTGTCCCTCCTGCGTGAAGGAAGTGCGCGCCGAGATCCTCTCGGGCCGCCGCGCCGTCTCTGACCTCATCGACGAGAAGCCCGGCGAGGTTCGCGCCTCGATCGTCCTCGAAGACGGCGTCGTGAAGATGAAGAAGTCGTGCCCCAAACACGGCGCCGTCGAAGACGTCATCTCGATCGACCCGAAGTTCTTGGAGCGCATCGAGAAACTCTACCCGGGCCGCGACTATCTCGCGCCCTTGTCGACGCTCCGTAACCACGGCAGCTCCACCGTCAAATACGGTCGCGGCTCCGTCCTCACGGTCGACCTCACGAACCGCTGCAACATGATGTGCGATCCATGTTTCATGGACGCCAATCAGGTCGGCTACGTGCACGAGCTGACGTGGGCCGACGTGCAGAAGCTCTTAGACGACTCGATGACGATCAAGCCGCGTCGTCAGATGAGCGTGCAGTTCTCCGGCGGCGAGCCGACGCTGTCGCCGCACTTTCTGCCGGCCATTCGTTACGCCCGAGAGGTCGGCTACTTCTGCGTTCAGTGCGCCACCAACGGCGTGCGCTTCGCGCAGGATCCGGAGTTCGCCAAGCAAGCCAAGGAGGCGGGCCTCCGCATCGCGTACTTGCAGTTCGACGGCGTCACCAACGAGGCCAACTCACACCGAAAGGTCAAAAACCTCTTCGACGTGAAGCTCCGCGCCATCGAGAACCTGCACGCCGCTGGGATCGACGTGGTCCTCGTCGTCACCGTGGTGAACGGCATCAACAACGATCAGGTGGGACCCGTCGTTGATTTTGCCATCGCCAACGCCGACAAGATCACCGTCGTCAGCTTCCAGCCGGTGAGCTTCACGGGCCGCGACGAAGACATCTCTGACGAGCTGCGGCGAGAGCAGCGCTACACGCTGAGTCACCTCGCCCACGATCTATCCAATCAGCTCGGCGTCACCTCGCCGCACCGCGATTGGTTTCCCCTCTCGGCGCTCGGGCCGTTCAGCGATCTCACCGATCTGATGATGGGCGAGAAGGCCGAGTGGGGCTCCATGAAGTGTGGATGCCACCCCAACTGCGGCGTCGGCACAGTCCTCTTCGTGAACAAGCGCACCAAGCAGATGGTGCCGCTCATGGACTTCCTGAACGTCGAGCAGCTCCTCTGGGACATCGGCGACATCACCGACGCCGCGCAGGGCAAGGCCGTCACGCTCGCCGAGCTGGTGCTCGCGCTCTTCAAGAACTTCGACTCGGAGAAAGCGCCGCCTGGCTTCTCCTTCTACGATCTCGTGAAGCAGTTCATGAGCCAGACGGGGAACCGTGGCGGCAAGGTCGGCGAGTTCGAGAGCGACGCCGCCGAGTTCGAGTGGCGCGTGCTCTTCGTCGCCGGCATGTGGTTCCAAGATCTCTGGAACTACGACTTCCGCCGCACCGAGATGTGCATCATTCCCTACGGCACGCAGGCCGGCGAAATCAGCTTCTGCGCGTACAACACCGGCGTCGGCTGGCGGCAGATCGTCGAGAAGATGCACAAGACGGCGACCGTCGCCGAGTGGAACAAGGAGCACGGCCGGCACCCCGTGTACGCGAAGAATCAAGATCTCGCGCTGCCCGAGGGCCAGGGCACCATCGTGCTCCCCGAGTCGGCGCTCCGCATGGAAGCCGAGTCGAAGAAGAAGCGGCCGCTGCTGATCGCGGCGGAGTAG
- a CDS encoding YjbQ family protein, with the protein MKAFTEYLTMHTKKPKELVRLTPTLEKILSKSGVTDGMMLVSAMHITAGVFVNDNEAGLHDDIWEWLQKLAPEGPDYRHHRTGEDNGDAHLKSLLIHHEVIVPVTAARLDLGPWQEVFYAEFDGCRDKRIVIKVMGA; encoded by the coding sequence ATGAAGGCGTTCACCGAATACCTGACCATGCACACCAAGAAGCCGAAGGAGCTCGTTCGCCTGACGCCGACCTTGGAGAAAATCTTGAGCAAGAGCGGCGTGACGGACGGCATGATGCTCGTCAGCGCGATGCACATCACCGCGGGCGTATTCGTTAACGACAACGAAGCCGGACTCCACGACGACATCTGGGAGTGGCTCCAGAAGCTCGCGCCCGAGGGTCCCGACTATCGCCATCACCGGACCGGCGAAGACAACGGCGACGCACACCTCAAGTCGCTGCTCATTCACCACGAGGTCATCGTTCCGGTGACCGCCGCGCGCCTCGACCTCGGGCCTTGGCAAGAGGTGTTCTACGCGGAGTTCGACGGCTGTCGCGACAAGCGCATCGTCATCAAGGTGATGGGTGCGTAA
- a CDS encoding protein kinase has protein sequence MTSRESMRGNARAIGSLVKGKWRITRVLRAGSAAGLYVATARTGSPVSLKIVHAHLAQDERIKKRLTEEAELAGLVNHSGVLRALDEDVTEEGAPLLLLEPLEGETLDARCRRKGGSLPIEEVLDIADLLLDILRAAHEAGVLHFEISPANVFLTNTGLLKVLDLGALDARPRTLLERSQHSARWPVAFTAPELLLDESSDARSDFWAVGALLYRLVTGGMARSPDAPPESVASVPVRALKGSPLDLPRAFVSIVDRALEFDRADRWPDVDSLQQALRWARRSLEGGFGRGEPSPLAEQARLLRQKSARPLAEEGASGPPSVTQMNRVNDSAAPGTSPAETPQAVAPGVEQTLVGHAAGKDSPPPDAPRVALRRVSEPTLQSASIAPDSRRRETPLRPESAVTLDVRSPDIPRPPRVPGADLTSESAPEARDSARMPAEDEPDTLIRAAPRGDATVVDLAPRAPSPTPPRAARQERHEPPPPTVRLPGRSKARVPAKPLVIAGVLGVLAGAAFFIFLPRQGSRKATIDAAFATPSSQLALTVADEAGAAPVNAANAADAGGPLAVGGDANASEAAVVGEKTDAGSGAEAVAQGDAAVVDEAAAELEARLAAERRRRRERERERALQQAAEEAGTSVAEPSEAGPSPAVAVREVDAEAPAPRAAASESPRKPSPAESTDASAPRRAAPAEEDGGT, from the coding sequence GTGACGTCGCGCGAAAGCATGCGCGGCAACGCGCGCGCCATTGGCTCGCTCGTCAAGGGTAAGTGGCGCATCACCCGCGTCCTCCGGGCCGGGAGCGCCGCGGGGCTCTACGTGGCGACGGCGCGCACCGGAAGTCCGGTCTCGCTCAAGATCGTGCACGCTCACCTCGCCCAGGACGAGCGCATCAAGAAGCGTCTCACCGAGGAGGCAGAGCTGGCGGGGCTCGTGAATCACAGCGGCGTCTTGCGCGCGCTCGACGAAGACGTCACCGAAGAGGGCGCTCCGCTCCTGTTGCTCGAACCGCTCGAAGGCGAGACGCTCGACGCTCGCTGTCGACGCAAGGGCGGCAGCCTCCCCATCGAAGAGGTCTTGGACATCGCCGACCTGCTCCTCGACATCTTGCGAGCCGCCCACGAAGCCGGCGTCTTGCACTTCGAAATCTCCCCCGCGAACGTGTTCCTCACGAACACCGGCCTGCTCAAGGTTCTGGACCTCGGGGCCCTCGACGCGCGCCCTCGCACCCTGCTCGAGCGTTCGCAACACTCGGCCCGCTGGCCCGTGGCCTTCACGGCGCCCGAGCTTCTGCTCGATGAGAGCTCCGATGCCCGGTCGGACTTTTGGGCCGTCGGCGCGCTGCTCTACCGCCTCGTGACCGGTGGCATGGCGCGCTCGCCCGACGCCCCGCCCGAGTCGGTAGCGAGCGTGCCGGTCCGTGCTCTCAAGGGCTCGCCGCTGGACCTTCCGCGCGCCTTCGTCAGCATCGTCGATCGCGCGCTCGAGTTCGATCGCGCCGATCGTTGGCCCGATGTCGACTCGTTGCAGCAAGCCTTGCGCTGGGCGAGGCGCTCGCTCGAGGGGGGCTTCGGGCGCGGCGAGCCGTCGCCGCTCGCGGAGCAAGCGCGGCTCCTCCGGCAGAAGAGCGCGCGCCCCCTCGCCGAAGAGGGCGCCAGCGGTCCGCCCTCCGTGACGCAAATGAATCGCGTCAACGACAGCGCCGCCCCTGGCACCTCGCCGGCGGAGACGCCACAAGCGGTCGCGCCGGGCGTCGAACAGACGCTCGTGGGGCACGCGGCGGGCAAGGACTCGCCGCCGCCCGACGCGCCGCGCGTCGCCCTCCGCCGCGTGTCGGAGCCGACCTTGCAGAGTGCATCGATCGCGCCCGATTCGCGCCGTCGTGAGACGCCGCTCCGGCCCGAGTCGGCGGTGACCCTGGACGTGCGCAGCCCCGACATCCCCAGGCCGCCGCGAGTTCCCGGCGCCGACCTCACGTCGGAGAGCGCGCCCGAAGCCCGCGATTCGGCGCGGATGCCCGCGGAGGATGAGCCCGACACGCTCATTCGCGCAGCTCCGCGCGGCGACGCGACGGTCGTCGACCTGGCTCCCCGCGCTCCGTCTCCCACACCGCCGCGAGCCGCGCGACAAGAGAGACACGAGCCGCCGCCGCCGACCGTTCGCCTGCCGGGTCGCTCGAAGGCTCGCGTGCCCGCGAAGCCGCTCGTCATCGCCGGCGTGCTCGGCGTGCTGGCGGGCGCCGCGTTCTTCATCTTCCTGCCGCGGCAAGGCTCGCGCAAGGCCACCATCGACGCGGCCTTCGCCACGCCGTCGTCGCAGTTGGCGCTCACGGTGGCCGACGAGGCCGGCGCCGCCCCGGTCAACGCCGCCAACGCCGCCGACGCGGGCGGGCCTTTGGCCGTCGGCGGCGACGCGAACGCGTCGGAGGCCGCGGTCGTTGGCGAGAAGACCGACGCCGGCAGCGGCGCGGAGGCCGTCGCGCAAGGTGACGCTGCTGTCGTGGACGAAGCCGCCGCGGAGCTCGAGGCGCGGCTCGCGGCGGAGCGGCGGCGCCGCCGCGAGCGAGAGCGAGAGCGAGCGCTGCAGCAGGCCGCAGAGGAGGCCGGCACGAGCGTCGCGGAGCCGAGCGAAGCGGGGCCGTCGCCCGCCGTTGCGGTTCGCGAGGTCGACGCCGAGGCTCCCGCGCCGCGAGCCGCCGCGAGCGAATCACCGCGAAAGCCGTCGCCCGCGGAGAGCACCGACGCCAGCGCGCCGCGTCGCGCCGCACCTGCGGAAGAAGACGGCGGAACGTGA
- a CDS encoding glycosyltransferase family 2 protein produces MMPQRIAILMPSFDEPRLRATLDELARAAEAFASLRVFLVDDGAPAPVDVAALPGPSERFSVRLARHVINLGQGAALETARCLALQDAPFDAYVTMDADGQHSVADLAPLVFAITSGADVALGDRFAGGSRIPRVRAAVLYAARLFESLLVGRPLGDAHNGLRAFSHRAIASLKIRQARMAHATEIVLAVCRSGHRVVEVPVTVHYTPESRRRGQSSLGALAIVADLLRRYLFGAGPASTTR; encoded by the coding sequence GTGATGCCCCAGCGCATCGCCATCTTGATGCCGTCGTTCGACGAGCCTCGCCTCCGCGCAACGCTCGATGAGCTGGCTCGCGCCGCCGAAGCGTTCGCGTCGTTGCGTGTCTTCTTGGTCGACGACGGCGCCCCTGCGCCCGTGGACGTCGCGGCGCTCCCCGGCCCCTCGGAGCGCTTCTCCGTGCGACTCGCCCGTCATGTCATCAACCTCGGCCAAGGCGCGGCCCTCGAGACGGCGCGCTGCCTCGCGCTCCAAGATGCGCCCTTCGACGCCTACGTCACCATGGACGCCGACGGGCAACACTCGGTCGCGGATCTCGCGCCGCTCGTCTTCGCCATCACGTCCGGCGCCGACGTCGCGCTCGGCGATCGCTTCGCGGGGGGCTCGCGCATTCCTCGTGTTCGCGCCGCCGTCCTCTACGCGGCGCGGCTCTTTGAGTCGCTGCTCGTCGGACGACCGCTCGGCGACGCGCACAACGGCCTGCGCGCGTTTTCGCATCGCGCCATCGCGTCGCTCAAGATCCGTCAGGCGCGCATGGCCCACGCGACGGAGATCGTGCTCGCCGTTTGCCGCTCGGGTCACCGCGTCGTGGAGGTGCCCGTCACCGTGCACTACACGCCCGAGTCGCGCCGCCGGGGGCAAAGCTCGCTCGGCGCTCTCGCCATCGTCGCGGACTTGCTCCGGCGTTACCTCTTCGGCGCTGGTCCAGCGAGCACGACGCGATGA
- a CDS encoding DUF2304 family protein → MTLASAALLVVVWGLFVFDAVTLRGPARRMLALEACFFLAGSVLIASPDSVTSLANRVGIGRGADFVSYMAAIWLARESLVNRRRRLELDDRLTETVRAVALLQAKEVVGTPQRGQSSGESASTTT, encoded by the coding sequence ATGACGCTCGCCTCGGCAGCGCTGCTCGTCGTCGTCTGGGGACTCTTCGTCTTCGACGCCGTCACGCTCCGCGGCCCTGCGCGCCGCATGCTCGCGCTCGAGGCGTGCTTCTTTCTGGCCGGTTCCGTGCTCATCGCCTCACCGGACAGCGTGACGAGTCTAGCGAACCGCGTGGGCATCGGTCGCGGCGCCGATTTCGTCTCGTACATGGCCGCCATCTGGCTCGCTCGCGAGTCGCTGGTGAATCGGCGGAGGCGCCTTGAGCTCGACGACCGCCTCACGGAGACCGTTCGCGCAGTGGCACTCCTCCAAGCTAAAGAGGTCGTGGGCACGCCTCAGCGGGGGCAATCGTCGGGCGAGTCGGCCTCGACGACGACGTAG
- a CDS encoding amino acid dehydrogenase, producing MTDLFGHLRGHDYGEVHFKLDKATQLQAIVAIHDSRLGPALGGCRFIHYDTDEAALVDALRLARGMTYKAALAGLAHGGGKSVIIRPKGNFDRVALFHAFGKFIDDLGGHYITAEDSGTGLEDMEVVRSVTKHVTGVDEQHGGSGDPSPFTALGVRRGIEACVKHQLGRSSLEGIHVAVQGVGHVGYHLCRELHAAGAKVSVADIDPLKAERAQREFGAAVVPLDKIFAVECDVIAPCALGSALNDQTIPHLRARIVAGAANNQLAEPHHGDDLHARGIAYAPDYAINAGGLVNVAQEVKGYDAKKAREQTLVIYDTILEILERAHKMGSPTHKIADMMVEERLAHAARLTPPSRPRRVHVGEPPTKACDGSPSAKVRGLCFAKGRAAHDTCGSLGSSCTLGVRRQRRRRRLRVFARRRGRRRHHGHGARRRRRTAHR from the coding sequence ATGACGGACCTCTTTGGACACCTTCGGGGGCACGACTACGGCGAGGTTCATTTCAAGCTCGACAAGGCGACGCAGCTCCAAGCCATCGTCGCCATTCACGACTCTCGGCTCGGGCCGGCCCTCGGCGGCTGCCGCTTCATTCACTACGACACCGACGAAGCGGCGCTCGTCGACGCGCTGCGTCTAGCCCGGGGCATGACCTACAAGGCCGCCCTCGCGGGTCTCGCCCACGGCGGCGGCAAGAGCGTCATCATTCGCCCCAAAGGCAACTTCGATCGCGTCGCCCTCTTTCACGCCTTCGGCAAGTTCATCGACGACCTCGGTGGCCACTACATCACCGCCGAAGACAGCGGCACCGGCCTCGAAGACATGGAGGTCGTGCGCTCGGTGACGAAACACGTCACAGGCGTTGACGAGCAACACGGCGGCTCCGGCGATCCGTCGCCTTTCACGGCGCTCGGCGTTCGACGCGGCATCGAGGCCTGCGTGAAGCACCAGCTCGGTCGGAGTTCGCTCGAGGGCATCCACGTTGCCGTTCAGGGCGTCGGGCACGTGGGCTATCACCTCTGCCGCGAGCTCCACGCTGCCGGCGCGAAGGTCTCGGTGGCTGACATCGACCCGCTCAAGGCTGAGCGAGCGCAGCGAGAGTTTGGCGCCGCGGTGGTCCCGCTCGACAAGATCTTCGCCGTCGAGTGCGACGTCATCGCCCCATGCGCGCTCGGCTCGGCCCTCAACGACCAGACGATTCCACACCTCCGCGCCCGCATCGTCGCTGGCGCCGCCAACAACCAGCTGGCGGAGCCGCATCACGGCGACGACCTCCACGCGCGAGGCATCGCCTACGCCCCCGACTACGCCATCAACGCCGGCGGCCTCGTCAACGTCGCCCAGGAGGTCAAGGGGTACGACGCCAAGAAGGCACGGGAGCAGACCCTCGTCATCTACGACACGATCCTCGAGATCTTGGAGCGAGCCCACAAGATGGGCTCCCCCACCCACAAGATCGCCGACATGATGGTCGAGGAGCGGCTCGCCCACGCGGCTCGGCTGACGCCCCCAAGCCGACCCCGCCGCGTCCATGTAGGCGAGCCCCCCACAAAAGCGTGTGATGGCTCGCCATCTGCTAAGGTCAGAGGCCTCTGCTTTGCGAAAGGACGCGCGGCTCATGACACGTGCGGCTCGCTGGGTTCGTCTTGCACTTTGGGTGTTCGCCGTCAGCGTCGTCGTCGGCGGCTGCGGGTTTTCGCTCGCCGGCGAGGGCGACGTCGTCATCACGGGCACGGAGCTCGAAGGCGGCGTCGGACCGCGCACCGGTGA